In Lathyrus oleraceus cultivar Zhongwan6 chromosome 2, CAAS_Psat_ZW6_1.0, whole genome shotgun sequence, the DNA window GACTTCAAAGTTGCATCATCTAATGATTGTAACTTGTGAGAAGTAAACAAGAAACCAAAAATACTTTCATACTCTTGGTATTGCTCAAACCTCTTATTAAGAGAAACAACAACTTGATCAACAAGGTAAAGAAAATAATTAACCCTGAATGATTCTTCTTTTGATAGCTCGACTGATGGGATATTCAAATTCTCATCAAATTGCCTTTTTCTTTTAATTATACGCCTTTGAGGAAATATTGGGGCAATATTCAATTCCACCGCAATTTCCTTAGCGTTAATCAATACCTTATAAAAACATGTTTCTCTATATCCCTCAAAATACGAAATCAACCCCTTATTTTTTTGCATAGCAACATCAATAAGCATATCCTTTTCCTGTAAAAGCTTGCTAACAAAATTAATTGCAGATAATATTTCAAACCAAATAATTATAGTCATCAAAAACTCAAAATCACCAAGCTCATTTGTTGCTAAGGATTTAGCTTCATTTTGTATTTTAGGATCAAGATCATTTTCTGACACTTCAAGCAAAGCTTATGTAAATTCTAACATTTGAGTTCTTATAACTTTGACACTTTCTACACGACTCTCCCAACGAGTGGATGACAATGATTTTGGAGTCAACCCTTTTACATTATCTTTCAAAAAATTTCATCTCTTAGTAGAATTGGCAAAAATTGTATAAATGCGTTGAACAACTCCAAAAAAATTCCTAGCTTTAATACAAGAGTTAGCCATATCACACAATGCCAAATTAAGACTATGACAACCACAAGGAGTATAAAAGGCTCTCGGATTTATGTCTAAAAATCTCTTTTGCACACCTTGGTGTTTTCCTTTCATATTGGACCCATTATCATAACCTTGCTCTCTCACGTCAAATAGGCCGAGACCAAGttcttttaattcattttgtAAAACATCAAAAATCCCATGACCACTTGTATCATTCACATTCAAAAATCCTAAAAATGATTCCTCAATACTAACAGAAGCTGAAGAAATATCCACATATCTTATTATCAAAGACATCGGCTCTTGGTGACTAACATCAGGAGTACAATTAAGTATCGCTGAAAAATACTTTGCATGTTCGATTTTTCTAATGATTTCAATTTTAATCGCAGAACCAAGCAATGAAATCAACTCATTCTGTATATTATGCCCAAGATAATGAATATGAACTTTTTGAGTTGTAACACGTCTAACATGTTCTTGGATGATTTGGTCAAATTCAGCTAACGTTTTAATCAAACCCAAAAAGTTTCCATTGTTATCTTCGTACAATTTCTCCTTAGAACCACGAAAGACTAAATTATGTTTAGCAAGAAATTTCACTATTGAAATAACTCTTTTTAAAACATTTTTCCAGTGATCTTTTTCTTTCTCAATTAATTTTTGAGTTGTTTTATCAATAGTTTGAAATTTTTGAAGCCTTTTGCGATACTCATATCAAGTAGTCATATTTTTAACATGTTCCATGCCTAACTCGTGCTCTTTAATTCTTTCACCAACATGTACCCAATCACTATAACCCTCATTTGCTAATTTTCCCCTAACAATCCCATTTTTAAAAACTttacaacaaaaacaaaatactcTATCAAGCTCTTTCGAATAAACAAGCCAATCTCTATCACACACCTCTCCATTTGCTAAAGCTCTAGTATACAAATGATTCATAAAACGTCTATTCAAACTATCTTTAGGACCCTTCACAATAGAATTATCTCTTGTAGGACCTTTCACAACTAATAAATCAATCAGTTTAGGTTGAAGACGATCCCAATTTCTTGGATCAAATATATCATAATCaatattatcatcatcatcatcatcgacatcatcatcattattaaCTTCATCAACAATTGGCACACTAtcaagattatcattttcaatgGGCACACTATTaagattatcattttcaatgggcacactatcaagattatcattttcaataGGCAAACTATCAATATTATCAACATAACGactttcatttgaaacttgtgATTCTTTGATTAAAAATTTATCAAGAGCTCCTACTTGAGATTGAATTAACtcttcaattttttttctttttcttatgTTTATCATTTCCACATTCAAATTTTCTATTCTTAGGAGGCATCTTAGGAGGCATAAGAAGAAAAACCTGAAATTTCTCACAATGTCTTTTGTGTCCGTCGATGATCTACTAATTATCCTGTTGTGAAATTGTGTTCCTACATCAATAACAAAAAAATTCAATTAcattaaataaaagaaattataaattaatcatcaaaaaatattaataattaaatcATGGAGAAAAGACTTTAATTAATattcaattatattttattatgaTGTGTTCTTCTCTAATATAATActataaaaaattaataattataaattaaaaGCAAATTATAAATTAATAGTAAGAAACTAAATTacatttaattaaataaattataaattaatcataaaataTATCAATACTAGTACATACTAATTTTACTTTGAAAGATTCCAAATTGCAATTTGGTCTTATGAGAAAAAGTAGGTATAAAAATCGTCACCAACATCAACAGTATTCTTATTTTGAATTTTGATACTACTGAGTAGTATATACAATATACTAGTATTAGTATCCCATTTCACcctaaaattttatttatttatatattataattttataaaGAACACAAGTTACCCTCATTTCCACCCTAAAATCTAAAATCTAAAATCTAAAATCAATATTGATACAAGAACTAAAATAGGATTTCACcctaaaatttaaaataaatctaaaattactatttttttctaccttcaaaatcaaataatcaccataaaaataaatggaaagtAACTAATTGAATAAACTAACCTGATAAAAGAGAGGATTGAAAAGgaaaaataagatttttttttctGGTTTGAAACAGCTCTAACAGAGAAAGAGAGAAGAGAATAAAGTTTAAGAGGAGAGAGAAGTGAGAACGTGTGAGAAAGGAGAAAAATACTTTTGGTTTCCAAATATCCTATTTTTCAgcatttaatattttatttattatatgtgatacaaaaatatttttatttattaattttttatattcaCTAATAATAGTTAATTTGAGGCCCCACAAAAAGTGAGGCCATGTGCTACTGCACAGGAAAAGAACCGGCCCTGCCTTCAGGTAGTCCACACCAATCTACTTCACACAGACAGAACACTTCCCCCTCTTATCCCTCTTTGTATCAAACATCCAACATCATCTATAGCTATAACTACTTCTCCCCatttttagccaaaagagaccaaaaagacaaaataaatgtctattcagTCATAAATCAAAAGGTCAAAAGTTAAGGGTTACAAAACCAAGTACATATTCAACTGTAAGCAAGCTGAGATgcaaaccaacaaaacatgaaTACAGCAAAACATAATTGCCAAAATCAAGAAAATCcatcaaaacaacaacaaaaatcatcacatcaatggggccaaactcaaaggagctaatcagaggagcttgagcttgcagcttcatcaacatcagaaacagaattgccatttgtctcatcattagttgcagacctctcactagaggtgtgggcttcaaCTTCCTTAGCATGTTCAATATTCTCAGCTTCAGCTCactccaagcttgcaatcaggGCTTCCAATGATTCTTTCCTAgctgttgctacccttatcccttcacCCAGCTCTTTACAAGTCTCCTTCAGCTCATCAATAGTTCCAACTTTTGAGGTTGGCTTTTtcatagcagatgtcatgacaatgtcttcgacatgactgccttcaaatagTTTATAGTGCACTGACAGAAcaggttttcttctacttggTAAGTCATTAGAACTCAGAATCCCAGGGTGTTGACTCAGGATAATCCCATAAatcatagagggaaaggcaatagGCAGCTTAACTGCATTAGTAGATACATGCTTGataatttgttcaaacataaatctaccaaAGTCAAAATTCattttggttccaacagcaaaaATAAATCTTCCAAGTGTATTAGCAATTGTGGAAATAAggttggtaggcacccaatttgcaactcctattttatgcaatatTACATACTTGACAGTTAACTTCCCATTAGAAAGATGTTTTTTAATAGGCCACCCTTTCACCTACCTTGCTGTAATTTCTCTAtagacctcattgtctgtagcttCCAATTTACCTGCACCCTCAACTCTTCTTCCCAGAAAATTTTTAATGACAGTGGGAGAGAATGTGATACACTTACCTCTCACAAAGACTTTGCAAAATTCCTTGTTGTTCTTATCAGCAATATCCTCATGAatgttgacaatgaattccttaaccAAACCCTCATAGCACCGAGAGAACCCAGCCACAGTCTTCATCAACCCAACAGTCTTTattaggtccatgacctctttggCTTCAACAACATCCTTTCCTAACTCCCTTTCCACAGCCACCCTTCTTTGAATTACAAATTTCCATTTGGcagctccatcttcaagatggaaagagatattaTCCAAATGCACAACAACAACTTTCACAGAGGACTTCCTCACAGTAGTCTTCTTCGCAGGAGAGATGTtagggacatcttcctcaacatcttCTTCAGACTCAGAGACTTCTctaaccttcctcttcttcatttcaaccttgctccaagatttggaaggaccaacaccagcagtcttcttagctgttttagctgacatcatttcagccacaaatcttccttttcgagtcttcatacgcttagccacacttggctttaagtgatgaagtaAGCTATCCTCTTGCTCATCAgacctatcatcctctaggtcaatcacatCGTTTGCAACATCATACTTCTCGGAATGGGAAGCATTGGCAGTTTTAGATGCCACATATTTTCCTTTACCAAACACAGTTTTCCCTAGAGAGGACAAACCTTCAGCAACCATGTCCTTCTCAGAACTGGAGGAATCGTTATTCTTCTTACTATGTTGTGCAACCTTAGAAGAGGGGTACATTTTAGACAGGGGAGTAGAGACTCCCTTCACAtaatgtccttcattaaggattctagtgactaggttcctTATGACACGATCAATGTGGTGTATATCTTCCTTAGAACTAGTGGCATGAGTTGAGCCAGAAGGGATACTAGAGATGTTACCTTGATTGGGGCATGCAGAAGCTGAggcatccatgggatggtttaAATCAAGGGCTTCACAGGGAATAACTGATAGAGGAACCACATCCAAAATCCCATCATCGTGAATGTCCGTGGAAGAAGTGCTAACCTTGTGAGTAGACTTCGTAGTTTTTGAATCAGATGTagtttgatgttgtgacatcttgaCATTTCTGTGGAAAAATTGTAGTTGTCCTAGCATAGGAGTGTGAGGAAGAAGCAGGGAGTTGGAAGAGTTGGAGTAGGTAgtgaggttgcgtgtgaaaaggtaataaatggtatttccaaaactaggtgatgatttaccataatggGGGCGCTTTATTTTAGCCACATAGACACTACTTTGCTTACTTTTCCCACTCCATATTAATAGCTACAAGTCTTCATAAATGCAAAGCCCTAATTTTCCTCTCAGGACTTCAAACTGATTTGCATCCAAtgcctttgtaaaaatatcagctaactgcatctcagtagcaacatgctctaaggttacaatcttatcctccacgagttctctaataaaatggttacgaatatcaatatgttttgtcctgctgtgatgaataggattcttagaaatgtttatagcactcaggttgtcaaagtacaatgttatgacatcttgcgtgacattgtattcagtcagcatttgtttcatccataccaattgagaacaactacttccagctgtTATGTGttcagcttcagcagtagacAGAGACACATAATTTTtcttcttactaaaccatgatattaaatttttccccaagaagaagcatcctcctgatgtgcttttctTATCATCAGCACTTTCAGCCCAATCAGCATTACAATATCCAGACAACACAAATTCAGATCCATTAGTgtataacatcccatagtcactagtgccattgacatatttcaggatccttttcacttggtttatgtgactcacATTTGGTTCAGattgatatctagcacatacacctacaacaaaagcaatgtcaggtctgcttgctgtgagatatagcagactccctatcatgcttctgtagagactttgatccacactgacaccattttcatctttagacactttcagatgagtaagagcaggagtcctcttgtggcttgcattctccatgtcaaacttcttaacaatatttttggcatatttactttgagataaAAATATAGAatcttctatctgcttgacttgcaggccaagaaaataggttagttctccaacaaggctcatttcaaattcagactgcattttctcaacaaaatgttgaaccatcttacttgacatcccaccaaacacaatatcatccacatatatttgagccaccatgagctttcctccttcatctttgacaaataaagtcttatcaatgcctccttttctgtatccattgtcaatgagaaacactgtgagtctctcataccaagctctaggagcttgtttcaacccatagagggctttcctcaacttatacacatgctttggaagatttgggtttgtgaaccctttaggttgttcaacatacacttcctaatttaagtagccatttaagaaggcacttttcacatccacttggaacagtttaaacttcagaatacaaGCCATTCCTagcagtaatctaatggactccaggcgagctacagaagcaaatgtttcatcaaagtcaactccttcaacttgagtgtatccttgtgctaccaattTTGCTTTATTTTTTgtaaccacacctttttcatcaaatttattcttgtaaacccactttgctccaataacatttattccttcaggtcttggaaccaattcccacacttcatttctcttgaattggcctaactcttcctgcatgacattgatccagaattcatcagttaaggcttctttgacattcttaggctcaatcttggatacaaaacaggcatgtgagatcacttcccttgatctagtggtgacccctttatttgggtctcctataatgagatctttaggatgatccttctgaattctgatagagggtcccttattaactttatcagcttcaggttcagcttgagtggactcactctcattacttttgtccaagatatcagctggggcatcattcaaaaatgtttcaacatcgtctgtgacatcagtctcttgatcatcaacaacaacattgatagattccatcataacttttgttctggaattaaaaactctaaaagctttgctgtttgttgagtagcccagaaatattccttcatcactctcGGGGTCTGTCGTGCCTCGGAAAAATGGGAATACGACTTAAGCAAAGTGTAATCGCATGCTcacaatgatggactgaacagagtcgccaccgaactttatttattcctaaaaaggaaaggggaaatatcgataaaacccaagacaaaacgacaatgattatggccgtcgcaaccaaatcagggttcgagagttgattatgcaaggggaaggtattagcacctctcacgtccgttatactcaacgggaaccgttaggTCAGTTGTGCGCGTTAGTTTGAAATGTCAAGCTTTAAGTTActaggtgggaaagaaagaataaaatagaggtgaatgtttttggattttcaacgaaggactaaacctaagttttttattagtgggcctgacaagatttacaaatcctgctcctacgtatctcaacagagaaatcaaggcttacgtagttctgggtagaaaaatgtttgtttgttggtcgattttagcgaaagctactttgtgtcaaatcgacgaaaacattgttggactacccaaaacaggtggagaaacattgccttgcattgttttgaaacaaagtacctttcgtttgagaaaaggtttgaagGGTCAATCGCACGACGACAAGAAAAGGTTTAAgagtcaatcgcacggcggcgagaaaagaaattgattg includes these proteins:
- the LOC127122481 gene encoding uncharacterized protein LOC127122481 gives rise to the protein MINIRKRKKIEELIQSQVGALDKFLIKESQVSNESRYVDNIDSLPIENDNLDSVPIENDNLNSVPIENDNLDSVPIVDEVNNDDDVDDDDDDNIDYDIFDPRNWDRLQPKLIDLLVVKGPTRDNSIVKGPKDSLNRRFMNHLYTRALANGEVCDRDWLVYSKELDRVFCFCCKVFKNGIVRGKLANEGYSDWVHVGERIKEHELVFRGSKEKLYEDNNGNFLGLIKTLAEFDQIIQEHVRRVTTQKVHIHYLGHNIQNELISLLGSAIKIEIIRKIEHAKYFSAILNCTPDVSHQEPMSLIIRYVDISSASVSIEESFLGFLNVNDTSGHGIFDVLQNELKELGLGLFDVREQGYDNGSNMKGKHQENDLDPKIQNEAKSLATNELGDFEFLMTIIIWFEILSAINFVSKLLQEKDMLIDVAMQKNKGLISYFEGYRETCFYKVLINAKEIAVELNIAPIFPQRRIIKRKRQFDENLNIPSVELSKEESFRVNYFLYLVDQVVVSLNKRFEQYQEYESIFGFLFTSHKLQSLDDATLKSCCTNFEQALKHNEQPDIKEKRRKSIRGANKQRK